A region from the Rhizoctonia solani chromosome 13, complete sequence genome encodes:
- a CDS encoding Reverse transcriptase (RNA-dependent DNA polymerase) produces MSLPKNYRPIALLETLSKLLEKVITTRLTFEAGKHTLIPHSQFGGRDITSCTDAGICMIHDIKTHWKSNHRVSSPLDVSGYFNNGPQQTYIHLRPHGILQPDLQLAQVISQPQNRAVQG; encoded by the coding sequence ATGTCCCTACCCAAGAACTACAGACCAATTGCCCTATTAGAAACCCTGTCTAAGCTCTTGGAGAAAGTCATTACCACCCGACTCACTTTTGAGGCTGGTAAACACACTCTCATCCCTCATAGCCAATTTGGAGGGAGGGATATCACATCTTGCACCGATGCAGGGATCTGCATGATCCATGACATCAAAACTCACTGGAAGTCAAATCACAGGGTCTCATCACCCCTTGACGTCTCTGGATACTTTAACAATGGACCACAGCAGACTTATATACACCTTAGACCGCATGGGATACTCCAACCAGATTTGCAATTGGCTCAAGTCATATCTCAGCCACAGAACCGCGCAGTTCAGGGTTGA